One region of Thermovirga sp. genomic DNA includes:
- a CDS encoding DUF1659 domain-containing protein translates to MAEYIVASSRLSLRLQIGTNDDGRPIIRSLSLRDLSEDAAADDVTDAVSALGDLLEYPIVETSKIDTSLVV, encoded by the coding sequence AGTATATCGTCGCTTCCAGCCGCCTGAGCCTCAGGCTCCAGATAGGCACCAACGACGACGGTCGTCCCATCATCAGGAGCCTTTCCCTGAGGGATCTTTCCGAAGACGCCGCCGCCGATGACGTTACCGACGCGGTTTCCGCCCTCGGCGATCTCCTGGAGTACCCCATCGTGGAGACCAGCAAGATCGACACCAGTCTCGTGGTT